A window of Nicotiana sylvestris chromosome 8, ASM39365v2, whole genome shotgun sequence genomic DNA:
TCTGTGCAAAGCATGTTTCAAATACTTATAAAGGCTCTAGGCTGACTAATCAGTAGTTTAAACTGTTTAAATTAACAAGCTTGTTTATTTTGAGGCATAAAAGGATTTTTTGTAGTTGTCGATTCCATTTTCTGCCTTCTTGTAAATACTGGAAAATGTAAAAGTAAGCCGCAGGTCGGACgtaaaaagtatatatatatatataaatggcCCCGGTCCAGTTCCGTGCTCGGTATGCTGGACCTGGGCCCCCCTAAAATTGTGCTAGCCCCCCTGTTCCCGTCTATCTTCGATGTTAACTATTTAGGTCcgaaattccttttaataataactctcaagcatgtaaataaatcaGGTATCTTTTTCTgtcattattagagacaaattcaatagaaaacatagccactataggacgacctttttttttaaaaatgagatgagcctcgccaaataaaaatacaaaattgcggggccctcagtaaacatttgctttaaaattgcttaaacttcgggatggaccgtttagcaaaattccacagccctacccaaagtaaatgatacgctagtcactttaggcgcgcctttaataatttaattttcttaaattcgggtgcacatttatgtgacccaaatccaaatctcaacggagtcaaagtgtgtcaacgaccacgggtacatttattgtgacgcggtttgagatacattttcacaacgttgcaattcattgtaaaaataataataataattatgaaatcggtaaaaagttaaaatttgcacataagttcacacttgtataaaatcagataatcaagccgaatataacagttgagcgaccgtgctagaactacggaactcgggaatgcctaacaccttctcccgggttaacagaattccttatccggatttctggtgcgcagactgttaaatagagtcattcttttcctcgattcgggattaaattggtgacttgggacaccctaaatctcccaagtggtgactctgaaataaataaataaatcccgtttcgactgtcctttaattggaaaaaactcctttgccCCTcgcgggtgtagtgaaaaaggaggtgtgacacaactACTACGCTTAAGTTCaataattacaaacaaaaacttcagcacacttggttcaacacacttactacttcaggcccgtctactagaatgttgaagttttgtgtgattgtctttgctacttcaaccCCGTAtgttgaagttatgcgaaaaagcgggtgcgtttgcaattttttttgcaaagtagacacaagttaaaacgtgacacaaaaagcgggtatacaTGCAAATCCCCCCCAGAGAAAACTACATAGTATAACCGTTCTTACAATTAAAGGAAATTACGTGACATATTAAATAATCACAGTATCTTTATTATTTGTAGCTATACTTTCAGTAAATTTACCATTCATATCTATATTTTAAATTTTACAGCAAAATTCATCAAATAAGAGATTAATTATTTTGAACTAAAATAAGAGAGCAATAAGCTCTCGTAGTACAGTTGATTAGAGCGTCCGTTTAGTTAGTCTGCTTAAGTTTGACTCTCAACtagaatattttatttttttgtatttctgTATTTCGCCTTAGTTGTATTTGTTCGTACTGTATTTCTGTATTTCGCCTTAGTTAGTAAAGGTCTTACGTTCGACTCTCaactataatattttatttttctatatttttgtatttcgcTTTGGTTGTATTCGTTCGTATTGTATTTCTCTATTTCGCCTTAGTTAGTAGCGGTCGTAAGTTCGACTCTCAACTAgaacattttatttttttgtatttatgTATTTCGACTTAGTTGTAttctgatcacgcccaactatgtcttatatgagacaagattaaggaggtctagagttataatTTTCCCTATTGCCGGAATCTTTTCTgctacgttttctataaatttgcctaagtttCTCTACTGATCATTAGCTCTCTGAGTgtcgtaattctctcccgagtaactaccacaatttactagacatatttttCCGAATTACGCTAGATGGCACTAAGTtacggctcactcggatcgcaccaaggtttcgttattcAGTCCTActtttaaaccctccgtattgatccctcatatacgttatgagtgatgttgttcaacaattacctaaatatgcactctcttccgagtaatacacactaaataggcacaaccgATTGGGAgttcttcaaccaaccacaatataaacgtagttgaacaaatagagaaaaagcTACAACAAATCTCTATTAACATAACAAAAAgatcatcctccaataggtttcatcaaaaccttagataacaaattagctattcataatagtatgcataactacaatactaaaattcataaccaataatggaaataggaagaaagaagtgaaaaactcgtagaagaattttcCGCCTTGCTCCTGGTGTGTTCTTACATCCTTAGGTCGAATTCCCGGTCTCAAATCTGTCCAACCTCGGCCTCTCTCTCTAAAAATAATATTCAATgactatttatatgtgtaggGAAAACCTAGATAAAATAATAAGTCCAAAACCAAATTGGATACAAATTAGGCCTTAAAGACCCGGACCACGCGAAGCATCTCGCTCTAGACTGCGCCTGGCGAGCTCAAACGCGCGAAATGGTCTGACGGGAGCTTAAACGCGAGAAAATTGCCTCGCGTTGCCTGACTTCTCCAATTCGTTGCCTAACTTTTGCTTCAGCTTTCATTTTTGATTTCTGCCTTTCTCTTTCTCAGTTATTACTTTTCAAATTCTTCTTTTATCAATGGCGTAATACATACGGAGACATCTAAAGTTGGCACGATTTTTCACTTACACACTTAAACTAGACCTCTTTCCAATTAGACACGTTTCCTAGGCAATTCTCATACCAATAAAACACGTTTTTTGCTGGCTTATTAATTAACCAAGCGCGTGTTCTGCAATCTCCGTCTACGTGGCAAAAGTAACTATTATAAATCATGTCACATCATATTACTTTTCAAATTCTTCTTTTGTCAATTGTCTTTCTTTGTCTTCTTTTATAATGCTCAACTTCAATCATTGTCCCATAATTAAATAATCATAAACCATTTTTGTAGTATACAAAATACACATAAAATCTTTAGTTCGCTTCCAATTTCATCTTCAAAGTATCTATACATAAAATAAATTCAATTAAGCACAAATATAATATAGTTTAGCATTAAATCACCTAAATTCAAGGTAagtaatgcactaaaaatatataattataacCAAACTTCATATCCGTTCGCACTGTATTTCCGTTTTTCGTCTTAATTGTATTCGTTCGCATTGTATACGAATATAGTTGACACAAATTGTCTTCGTTGCACTGTATGCAAATCGTACTATTCATTAATGCTTGAATAGATAGAAAGCAATCAACTATTATTTTTTATCTTCTCTAAGAATTGAACATGAGATTTCTTCGCTCTAACCGACTTCATTGAAGTTCTATTATTATGTATTtaaattatatacatatatattattgATGTGATTTATCTTATTATAGCATGTAAACTTACTATTTATTTTTGGTTACTGATAATACGTTATTTAATGCATAGAACTTAATTTTCATAAGAATTGCTTCCATTTCATTCGTATGATTTCGTTTGATTAAATACAATGTTTAAGAAAAAAGAGTAAATCTTTAAAATTTATGATCTTAAATtgggaaaaattaaaaaatagctagatttacaagtgatcattcaaaaatagccaaagtTTTAAAAGTAgttgaaatttagccacttttcatataaagataattttgaacgaaaatactgttcaaaatccggaaaatactccagcataatatactggagttccaacataagtatactggaactctagCATATCATAATGGAGTTttagcataagtatactggaacttccagtataatataccggtccagtataatatgctggaggtTCATGTGCATGTGCTCCAATCtcgagtatattatgctggaactttctgcgtgttgaaattccagcataatatgttgaaagttcatacacatgtgcaccgatctccagtatattatgctggccCGGTccctattgcagcaaaatagtggctatttttcgataactttgcaaacgctgactatttttgaatgatcaattcgaaaactggctagcccataCTATTTTAACTCTTAAATGTATCTTAGTTTTTGTCTGATTATTATAAGCCTTTTAAAATATATGGTCTTAATGGTGTCATAATATTTATATGACAAgttgaattatttttaatttataaatatatcATCGTTTTTGAATAGcctaataagaaaataataatattctTTTAAATAAAAGATATTTGTTAGTGCTTTTTCTTTCACAAAAGAAGGAAAAACAGCTACGGGGAGACGAGCGACGAATACTTCACAGAATTTCTCTCAGCAGCTGAAGGATGAGGCGGAGACCGGGAATCGGAGGTTTACAGAATGccgcggcggctagggtttgtgaCCTAAGTTTATTttgactttttcaattcttttCGTACTTTTTTTTGTTTAATAATCTCCGTTTTTCTGGCGATGTTAATTGTAGGATCAATATCGATTGCTAGGGGAAAATGTGGCGAAATTGAGAACTGATCTTATGAAAGAGCAGCTCGCTACTTTTCGCTCTCAGCTTGAAGACTTTGCTCGCAAACACAAGGTTTTGCATTATTTTGTTTTTTAGTGATTAATTTAAAGCTTTTTCCCCCGATTATTTaagtttatttatatttttaaaataatcaGTTATTCTGCCCGTCCTTGATGTAATGATATGTTAGGAGTACGATGATTAAAGCATctaattttgtaaaataaaaaCCTATGTATTGATATACTACAGAAAAAGTACTTTGAATCATAATTTTGTTTATAAGTACTTGTAAATATTTGAAAAACCCATGGCTGAAAGAACTATTTAACTCTAGAACCCGAGGTTATAGCCTATTGGTCATTGAAGTGGGAGAAGAACCATGAGATATCAGTTTCAAATCTCAGCCGAGGCAAAAAATGGTGATTTTTCTCATCTGCCTAAGCTTGGTAAGTAGAGTTACTCGGCACTTGTATTGGCGGGAGGTAGCTGGTACCCAATAGAATAGTTAAGGTGCACGCAAACTGGCCCAGACACCAAGGTcgtcaaaaagaaagaaagaaaagtaatTGTCTCATCTAGATTGAGACAAAAGGAATCATATATGCTTGCTAGATATAAGTTCTGAGGAAGCATGTATGTCTCTAAGTTATTTTAAATTGGCCACTGTTGATAATTCcagaaaagacatgaaaaaatgcAAAGCTATTCattgtcgatttgggatttatgTGTAGTTATCTCGGCAAAAGGATCATAATTGAACTCCACTAACCCTCAGGGGTTGGCGTGGTGGCAATTGACTTGAGCTTTTTGCtccctttcaaggtctcaagttcgaaacccactgggtgcaaacaatttctgaGGGCCATCGGACTGGGTAAAAACCTGAATTAACCATGGTGCACTTGCGGGAAACTCCTTGCCGAGGGCCTGTGCGCCCCTGGGATTAGTCGGGGCTCGAagagactcggacacccggtgcaaatcaaaaaaaaaaattgaactcCACCAGTTTTATTTTTCTCACAGATCATACTTTTGGGATAGTATCAAGAGTTAAGATGGGGTTATATTGTCACATGCGTGATATTTCTAAAGTCTGAGCAGCAATCAGGGCTGTTGAGCTTGataaatctttttctttttcttgtctaACTGGGGTGTTGTAATAGAGGTGTTCCTTGTGCATTGTGCTTCTTGGATACTTCCTAATTGAAATTTATCAACATgcttttacttgtttaactaaACCTTTTTTTTGTCATAAAGAGAAAATTTTGGTTATTCCTTGTTTTATTTTGCAGAATGACATTCGCAAGAATCCTGCATTCAGGGCGCAGTTCCACGAGATGTGTGCTAAAGTTGGAGTAGATCCGCTAGCATCAAACAAGGGTTTCTGGGCAGAATTGTTAGGGATTGGCGATTTCTATTATGAACTTGGTTGGTATCAACCTCCTTAGTAATTCGGGTTATTGCAAGACGTGCTTGTTAACTTCTTAATGGTGCATGAGAGGAACATTACGTAGTATTCGACACTGCATTGTTAGATCTAAACGGCGCTTTTACTTCCTTTTGTACCTTTTCAATTAAAAAAAGAACGTGACAGTTCTACTTCCCCTTGCTATATGATTGGTTGACGTTGAGTTTTGTCCCACATCAGAGGGATTTTAGGTCCTTGGTCTTCTTATATGGTCTTGGCCAATCCTCACCTCATAAGCTAGCTTTTGAggttgagttaggcccaaggtccatttatcatggtatcagagccaggccCATCCCAATTATTATTACCGATTACCGATGTTGGATCCCCATTTATGTTGTCCACGCTCCAGTTTGCATGCCTGGGCGTGAGGGGGGTGTTGAGTTGTCTCTCATCGAAGGGATTTGAGGTCcttggtctccttatatggtcttCGGCAATCCTCTAGCTTATGAggttgagttaggcccaaggtCCATTTATCAACATCAAACCTTGAACAGTAAATATATATTAGATAGCTTGCAGCATCGCGCTTAGTTCTTGGCTGTTTCCTAGTTAAGTATTATCATTTGTCGATAATATAATACGAACTGGATTTAAATGAAACCCACCTGTCTAGGCAGGGGTGCAGATCATTGAAGTATGCTTGGCTACTAGACCCCACAACGGAGGTTTGATAAGCTTGGATGATCTTTGTAAACTGCTTGGTCAGAGACGGAAAGCTGTTCGTGAGACAATATCTGAGGATGACTGCTTGCGTGCTATTAGCAAGCTGAAGGTACTGGCTCAAGTTTTTATGTTTCAGTTGGCAGTAACTGAATGATACATTGAGCAGCTGGCGCTAAATCTGGCGGATCATCCTTTTCCATTTAATTTGAAGAGCATATTTCACATGTTAGTGCTTTGCACGTTTAGTTATGAGGATCATGTTTCGCCATTGGATACCAAGATATTGATTTTGCTAGTTGTCCATTTACCAAAATGAATAGAAAAAAGAATCTTTACTATAATCCACACGCATGTCAAAAAAAATGGTAAACTGCAAAAACTTATTCTTTCTGTTTCTTAAGTTCTTATAGGTCCTTAGCACATGAAGCACCCAAGTTAATGGTGAATGTATATGGGCAGGTCATTATTGCTCTTGCAACCCCTCATTTAGATGGAAGATAGGAGAAATGCAAAGCTGTCTGAAACATGCTTTAAAGTTCATCATTTATCTTGAGCGTGTAGTGACTAATTTTTTTGGGCTGGTGTATGTTTTATTACTGTTGCAACAAACTATAAACTAACATTTAATTGCATCTTTCAGGTATTAGGTAGTGGTTATGAGGTGATTACAGTGGGAAAGAGAAAGCTTGTTAGATCTGTCCCTACTGAACTGAATAAGGATCACAATGAAATTTTAGAGCTGGCCCAGGTATTACCTTTGTACTTTATGTTTACTCCAGGTTCATGCAGTTAGGTAGTTTCTCTCTTTGGATAAATTTTGTAGTTCAGTAATTGCCGTGCAGCTCAAACTGTCACTTTCACTTGATGCAGTAGTTTCCCCACTTGTAGTAGAATTTCAGAAGTTTAGTTTCTTCAATCAGTCATCGATATTTTGGCAACTTAAAGGAAATCTCTCTTTCCTTTTGAATCCATGAGTATTAAAAGCTACTATTTAGCTTAGGGAGTTATCCCCAGATTGCTATGTTTGACTTTGAAATATTGCCTACTATGTTATACGGGCTTGTTTTATCATTATATGTTAAAAGAGGAAATTCTTACTCAAGAAAAATATGTTAACAGAGGAAATTGTTTTCTGGTCTCTTTACCACAGGCTCAAGGCTTTGTGACAGTTGATGAGGTACAAAGACGCCTAAACTGGTCTTCAGGTCGTGCAACTGATGCACTTGAAACACTTTTAGAGGTAAGTTCTTGATGtcatttcttctacttctttccTCCTAAGTTTTCCAGCAAGGCTCTAAATATTTCCTATTAGATCTCTTGTGATTGAAGCTAACAAATGGCTCACATGTATCATACAGGAAGGACTTGCCATGATTGATGATGGTCACAGAGATGGCAGACGTAGATACTGGTTCCCCTGTGTGTCCTCTGTCTCCTCCTATGTAGGAACAGACGCTCTTTAGCGTTTTCCTCGATCAGATCTGAGGATCTTTCGTTTTTGAACCACTGATCCTTAAGGGTTTCATAACCAGAGCTTGGACGATAGATTGCTCGTAGAGATGCAGTCTTTTTCCATTTCCCTTGGTCTAACGCTTTTGATATGCAGCTTTTGTATATCTTAGAATGTTGCCCTATTTATGTAATCCGTACAGTGAAATCATAGTGTTGAATCATTGATTGTTTTATGAAGCttgtttcatatatatatatatgaaatgaCTTTGCCTGTTTTGTGAGCTTTTTCCAAATTTGAACTTCATAGGATATCATTATAGTGTACAATGCAGGGAAGGTATGTGACTTTGCTTGTAGTTATTCCTGTTGAATTATTTGTTGGTGCGTCAT
This region includes:
- the LOC104226051 gene encoding vacuolar protein sorting-associated protein 22 homolog 1, whose protein sequence is MRRRPGIGGLQNAAAARDQYRLLGENVAKLRTDLMKEQLATFRSQLEDFARKHKNDIRKNPAFRAQFHEMCAKVGVDPLASNKGFWAELLGIGDFYYELGVQIIEVCLATRPHNGGLISLDDLCKLLGQRRKAVRETISEDDCLRAISKLKVLGSGYEVITVGKRKLVRSVPTELNKDHNEILELAQAQGFVTVDEVQRRLNWSSGRATDALETLLEEGLAMIDDGHRDGRRRYWFPCVSSVSSYVGTDAL